One stretch of Streptomyces sp. R21 DNA includes these proteins:
- a CDS encoding CpaF family protein yields MADTHQRPGVNGQVPAPMGRDDIADLLAGKLGERRPALPVAPLAAPPSAVSGAAVSPTAVPRLAGVPAELLPVGWEVVEALQAEVSAELSRKDPERTLAEPDRRALARSLANAAVADWATKYAQGNTPLTREEEARIATAVYDAMFRGGRLQSLLDEDGVEDVMVDGLTAYVEYYDRPRRTIDKVAGSHDELVTWVNRMARQSGQGERALTQASPMVGFRMPDGSRVTASLLTSRPSVVIRKHRIRQHGIGELVQWKSINPLLERFLTACVQARMNVLVVGDMGAGKTSLLRALGREIPPAERLVTLESDRELYLDEPGPKPGPVTFAFEARQSNGERSSGDRLAGEVSIADMFATALRYNATRVIVGEVRSTEIVPMLQAMSAGGSGSMCTMHVRRPHAIVSRLVQLCTEAGMATEAAHHLIASAIDVVVYLTYLDETGIGGRRHRFVSHVYEIHDVVGEAGRPTTTELFAPSGGDPRAVYRNMPSFIEELERTGLIARSWLAENPHDWWGEPLQTVRRR; encoded by the coding sequence GTGGCTGACACCCACCAGCGGCCGGGCGTCAACGGGCAGGTCCCCGCGCCGATGGGTCGCGACGACATCGCCGATCTGCTCGCCGGGAAGCTCGGCGAGCGGCGGCCGGCCCTGCCCGTGGCACCGTTGGCTGCCCCACCGTCGGCGGTTTCCGGGGCCGCCGTCAGCCCGACGGCCGTTCCGCGGCTGGCTGGAGTGCCGGCGGAACTTTTGCCTGTCGGTTGGGAGGTCGTCGAAGCCCTGCAGGCGGAGGTGTCCGCGGAGCTGAGCAGGAAGGACCCTGAGCGCACTCTGGCCGAGCCGGACCGGCGTGCCCTGGCCCGTTCGCTGGCCAACGCGGCCGTCGCCGACTGGGCCACCAAGTATGCGCAGGGCAACACTCCGTTGACGCGGGAGGAGGAAGCCCGCATCGCGACTGCGGTCTATGACGCGATGTTCCGCGGCGGGCGGCTGCAGTCCCTCCTCGACGAGGACGGCGTGGAGGACGTCATGGTCGACGGGCTGACCGCGTATGTGGAGTACTACGACCGGCCGCGGCGCACCATCGACAAGGTCGCCGGCTCTCATGACGAGCTGGTCACGTGGGTCAACCGGATGGCCCGCCAGTCCGGTCAGGGCGAACGTGCTTTGACGCAGGCGAGTCCGATGGTCGGTTTCCGAATGCCCGACGGTTCCCGTGTCACTGCGAGTCTGCTCACCAGCCGCCCCTCGGTTGTCATCCGTAAGCACCGCATCCGCCAGCACGGCATCGGTGAGCTTGTGCAGTGGAAGTCGATCAACCCGCTGCTGGAGCGGTTCCTCACCGCGTGCGTGCAGGCGCGGATGAACGTGCTGGTGGTCGGCGACATGGGTGCGGGCAAGACGAGCCTGCTGCGTGCTCTGGGCCGCGAAATCCCGCCTGCCGAACGGCTGGTGACCCTCGAATCCGACCGCGAGCTGTACCTGGACGAGCCCGGCCCCAAGCCCGGCCCGGTCACCTTCGCCTTCGAGGCGCGCCAGTCCAACGGTGAACGCAGTAGCGGGGATCGGCTGGCGGGCGAGGTGAGCATCGCCGACATGTTCGCCACCGCGCTGCGCTACAACGCCACCCGCGTCATCGTCGGTGAGGTCCGCTCCACCGAGATTGTGCCGATGCTGCAGGCGATGTCCGCGGGCGGGTCCGGGTCGATGTGCACCATGCACGTGCGGCGCCCGCACGCCATCGTGTCCCGGCTCGTGCAGCTGTGCACGGAGGCGGGCATGGCCACCGAGGCCGCCCACCACCTCATCGCTTCCGCCATCGACGTCGTCGTCTACCTCACCTACCTCGACGAGACCGGTATCGGGGGTCGCAGGCACCGCTTCGTCTCCCATGTGTATGAGATCCACGATGTCGTCGGCGAGGCCGGGCGGCCCACCACCACTGAGCTGTTCGCCCCCTCCGGCGGTGATCCGCGCGCGGTCTACCGGAACATGCCGTCGTTCATCGAGGAACTGGAGCGCACCGGTTTGATCGCCCGCTCGTGGCTGGCCGAGAACCCGCACGACTGGTGGGGAGAGCCCCTGCAGACGGTGAGACGACGATGA
- a CDS encoding TadE/TadG family type IV pilus assembly protein encodes MTRPRLLRLLCQDRGSCALETAVLAPVLIVILGLMIAFGRVTDAEGAVDSAAHAAARAASLERDAGTAQTAAQDAVTRSLDGDGVTCQTSSVAIDTSGYATSVGEAATVTATISCTATLSDIGVPGLPGAKTLTASWTSPIDTYRAR; translated from the coding sequence GTGACGCGCCCCCGCCTGCTGCGGCTGCTGTGTCAGGACCGGGGCAGCTGTGCCCTGGAGACTGCTGTCCTGGCCCCGGTCCTGATCGTCATCCTCGGCCTGATGATCGCGTTCGGGCGGGTCACCGACGCGGAGGGAGCGGTCGACTCCGCTGCCCACGCAGCGGCCCGCGCCGCCTCCCTGGAGCGCGACGCCGGCACCGCGCAGACGGCTGCCCAGGACGCGGTCACCCGCAGCCTCGACGGCGACGGGGTCACCTGCCAGACCTCCAGCGTCGCCATCGACACCTCCGGCTACGCCACCAGCGTCGGGGAGGCCGCCACCGTCACCGCAACGATTTCGTGCACGGCAACCCTGTCTGACATCGGCGTGCCCGGCCTGCCGGGAGCCAAGACCCTGACCGCGTCCTGGACCAGCCCGATCGACACCTACAGGGCCCGCTGA
- a CDS encoding SAF domain-containing protein yields MELPAAPAMPRPQGPARPEVPITTTPPVKRQRRWSVAALCIVLAVVAALGAAAAVNSASDRTRVLAVARDVPAGRALTDADLAVAEVSADAALTPVPASQKASVLGKRPAVDLRKGGLLLSSQLATGTGLGDKQEQVGVQVKRGMAPAGTLAPGDKVRAVTTPAQGDEPAKQGAVPETVDAVVVSVSRPDATGTVVVNLAVAPDDGPVLASRAALGRVALVREPRSN; encoded by the coding sequence ATGGAATTACCTGCCGCGCCGGCGATGCCGCGTCCGCAGGGCCCGGCCCGCCCCGAGGTCCCCATCACCACCACCCCGCCGGTCAAGCGGCAACGCCGCTGGTCCGTGGCGGCTCTGTGCATCGTGCTCGCGGTCGTGGCCGCGCTCGGGGCGGCCGCCGCCGTCAATTCGGCCAGCGACCGCACCCGCGTACTGGCCGTGGCCCGAGACGTCCCGGCCGGCCGCGCCCTGACGGACGCCGACCTGGCAGTCGCCGAGGTGTCCGCGGACGCCGCACTCACCCCCGTCCCTGCCTCCCAGAAGGCCTCCGTGCTGGGCAAACGGCCAGCCGTTGACCTGCGCAAGGGCGGGCTGCTGCTCTCCTCTCAACTTGCCACCGGTACAGGTCTGGGGGACAAGCAGGAGCAGGTCGGCGTTCAGGTGAAGCGGGGCATGGCCCCGGCAGGCACGCTGGCCCCCGGTGACAAGGTCCGCGCGGTGACCACCCCCGCCCAGGGCGACGAGCCGGCGAAGCAGGGCGCTGTCCCGGAGACCGTCGACGCGGTGGTTGTCTCGGTCTCCCGCCCGGACGCCACTGGCACGGTGGTCGTCAACCTCGCGGTCGCCCCCGACGATGGCCCGGTCCTGGCCAGCCGGGCCGCCCTGGGCCGCGTTGCGCTGGTCCGCGAACCGCGGAGCAACTGA
- a CDS encoding TadE family protein → MGRRSRHLGAIRARIRRRDDGVLGLELATLAVVVLMLAFTTIQVGLYYHARKVAQSAARQGVDAGRQFGAGEGDGVSQAQEYLARFGGSVKDAQVSAGGSTAQQIRITVTGEVATLVPGLTLHVTQHADGPVERWTTP, encoded by the coding sequence GTGGGACGCCGATCACGACACCTCGGGGCCATCCGCGCACGCATCCGCCGCAGGGACGACGGCGTGCTGGGCCTCGAACTGGCCACGCTCGCCGTGGTCGTGCTGATGCTGGCCTTCACCACCATCCAGGTCGGCCTGTACTACCACGCCCGCAAGGTCGCCCAGTCCGCCGCCCGTCAAGGCGTGGACGCCGGACGGCAGTTCGGCGCAGGTGAAGGCGACGGCGTCAGCCAGGCCCAGGAGTACCTCGCCCGCTTCGGCGGCTCCGTGAAGGACGCCCAGGTCTCCGCGGGCGGCAGCACCGCCCAGCAGATCCGCATCACCGTCACCGGGGAGGTGGCGACTCTGGTTCCCGGCCTCACGCTGCACGTCACCCAGCATGCCGACGGACCGGTCGAACGCTGGACCACCCCGTGA
- a CDS encoding type II secretion system F family protein, with product MIPVNAVLPAAAAGVMIGLAVRAALPTKPDLGSVLDRLDAGHFTNSLPVAAPPGARGLPERVGARLLEEFGVRIRLPLSDLRLLRISPAEHLGKRVLFALYGLLAPQLLQALLAFAGTAFPFAIPAGISLLLSALFWFSPGQDVKRDAAATRLIVRHAAASYLERVALARVANSGAGQALTQTAEVGDGWIFQRMRQVFDHAELAGVTPWDALKQLGEELDIPELTRPADTLALAGDGAAVYTTLQSQARQLRIALLSDAKAQANEASAAMVIPVTLAVILMLAFVMIPIVNTILAS from the coding sequence ATGATCCCTGTGAACGCGGTGCTGCCCGCCGCGGCGGCCGGCGTGATGATCGGCCTCGCCGTCCGCGCCGCCCTGCCTACCAAACCCGACCTGGGCAGCGTCCTGGACCGGCTCGACGCCGGCCACTTCACCAACTCACTGCCCGTCGCCGCGCCGCCCGGCGCACGCGGCCTGCCAGAAAGGGTCGGCGCGCGGCTGCTGGAGGAGTTCGGCGTCCGCATCCGGCTGCCGCTCAGCGATCTCAGGCTGCTGCGGATCTCACCGGCCGAACATCTCGGCAAGCGGGTCCTGTTCGCCCTGTACGGGCTGCTCGCCCCACAGCTGCTGCAGGCCCTGCTCGCCTTCGCCGGCACTGCGTTCCCGTTCGCCATCCCGGCCGGCATCTCGCTCCTGCTGAGTGCGCTGTTCTGGTTCAGCCCCGGCCAGGACGTCAAACGTGACGCGGCCGCCACCCGCCTCATCGTGCGGCACGCCGCCGCCTCCTATCTCGAGCGCGTCGCCCTGGCCCGGGTCGCCAACTCCGGCGCCGGGCAGGCGCTGACGCAGACCGCGGAGGTCGGCGACGGCTGGATCTTCCAGCGGATGCGGCAGGTCTTCGACCACGCCGAGCTCGCCGGCGTCACCCCGTGGGACGCGCTCAAGCAGCTCGGCGAGGAACTCGATATCCCCGAACTGACCCGGCCCGCCGACACCCTGGCGCTGGCCGGGGACGGCGCCGCCGTCTACACCACCTTGCAGTCCCAGGCCCGTCAGCTGCGGATCGCGCTGCTGTCCGACGCCAAAGCGCAGGCCAACGAGGCCTCCGCGGCGATGGTGATCCCGGTGACTCTCGCCGTGATCCTCATGCTCGCCTTCGTCATGATCCCGATCGTCAACACCATCCTCGCCAGCTGA
- a CDS encoding type II secretion system F family protein, translating to MTTSQLALVAACCTVLAVIAAVGVVRELRGRIPDPVKPPSRIAARMRRARAELPESWQQRWRHLVIAAAVVALVVWAYTSWPVQGLLAGAAVLGLPFVLYPGGAAQARIERLEALAQWLNHLAGVHTAGISLTQTVRASAKNAPAPIAGGVQRLADRLRTGMDAQLAFALFADELADGVSDHVVLLFQSHAVYKGPGLADALEALAVTIHQQAADARDVEADRASVRKSSRQVSLVICIVVLGCMLNNAWSGWYASPIGQVALVVLGGLFAWTLAWLRRIARTKPDPRLLDPLPDHLAVREGQSR from the coding sequence GTGACCACCTCTCAGCTGGCCCTGGTCGCGGCCTGCTGCACCGTGCTGGCAGTCATCGCCGCGGTCGGCGTCGTCCGTGAACTGCGCGGCCGTATCCCCGATCCGGTCAAGCCGCCCTCCCGGATCGCCGCCCGGATGCGGCGGGCCAGGGCCGAGTTACCGGAGAGCTGGCAGCAACGCTGGCGCCACCTGGTCATCGCGGCCGCCGTCGTCGCGCTGGTCGTGTGGGCGTACACGAGCTGGCCCGTGCAGGGCCTGCTCGCCGGCGCCGCTGTGCTGGGTCTGCCGTTCGTGCTGTACCCCGGGGGCGCGGCGCAGGCCCGCATCGAGCGTCTTGAGGCGCTCGCCCAGTGGCTCAACCATCTGGCGGGGGTGCACACCGCGGGTATCTCACTGACCCAGACCGTGCGGGCCTCGGCGAAGAACGCGCCCGCTCCGATCGCCGGCGGTGTGCAGCGGCTGGCCGACCGGCTGCGCACCGGCATGGACGCCCAGCTGGCGTTCGCCTTGTTCGCGGACGAGCTAGCCGACGGCGTCTCCGACCACGTCGTGCTGCTCTTCCAGAGCCACGCCGTCTACAAGGGCCCCGGCCTGGCCGATGCCCTCGAAGCGCTCGCGGTGACCATCCATCAGCAGGCCGCCGACGCCCGCGACGTCGAAGCCGACCGCGCCTCGGTCCGCAAGTCCTCCCGTCAGGTCTCCCTGGTCATCTGCATCGTCGTCCTGGGCTGCATGCTGAACAACGCCTGGTCAGGCTGGTACGCCAGCCCCATCGGGCAAGTCGCGCTGGTGGTCCTGGGCGGCTTGTTCGCGTGGACGCTGGCCTGGCTGCGGCGCATCGCCCGCACGAAGCCCGACCCGCGCCTGCTCGACCCGCTGCCCGACCACCTGGCCGTCCGGGAAGGGCAGAGCCGATGA
- a CDS encoding TadE/TadG family type IV pilus assembly protein, whose protein sequence is MIAVVRSRLAALRARREVGSMSLFFAVTTVGLLMVMGLLVDGGGALNASNRAESLAQEAARTAGQQLDPAQAIEGTAITIDPDAAQAAAQDYLAAAGVDGDVQITDDGQTMTVTVHDNYNTYFAQLIGKGTIHVTGSATAHLQTQAGG, encoded by the coding sequence GTGATTGCTGTAGTGAGGAGCCGTCTTGCCGCGCTGCGTGCGCGCCGTGAGGTCGGCTCGATGTCGCTGTTCTTCGCGGTGACCACCGTGGGACTGCTGATGGTCATGGGCCTGCTCGTCGACGGCGGCGGCGCGCTCAATGCGTCCAATCGCGCGGAGTCTCTCGCGCAGGAGGCCGCCCGCACCGCGGGGCAGCAACTCGACCCCGCCCAGGCCATCGAGGGCACCGCCATCACCATCGATCCGGATGCCGCGCAGGCCGCCGCCCAGGACTACCTCGCCGCCGCCGGCGTGGACGGCGACGTCCAGATCACCGATGACGGGCAGACCATGACGGTCACCGTCCACGACAACTACAACACCTACTTCGCGCAGCTGATCGGGAAGGGAACCATCCACGTCACCGGCTCCGCGACCGCACATCTGCAGACCCAGGCTGGAGGCTGA
- a CDS encoding ATP/GTP-binding protein encodes MGPPETFWSATPPVATADPAQLAQEALDKMKLLGPDVQITPKPGGKGVVGMPVWMWTTKSAETYGPNSASASAGGVTVTATAKVKRIVWNMGDGTTVTCTTAGTPYKAEFGKKDSPDCGYRYSQPSSTQASGRYHVTATSTWQVDWQVDGGGETGQLAATRTSAVNITVAEVQVLN; translated from the coding sequence ATGGGGCCACCGGAGACGTTCTGGTCCGCCACCCCGCCCGTCGCCACCGCCGATCCGGCCCAGCTTGCCCAAGAGGCGCTGGACAAGATGAAGCTCCTCGGCCCGGATGTCCAGATCACCCCCAAGCCCGGCGGCAAGGGCGTGGTCGGCATGCCGGTGTGGATGTGGACGACGAAGTCCGCTGAGACGTACGGGCCCAACAGCGCCTCCGCGTCGGCGGGCGGGGTCACCGTCACGGCGACCGCGAAGGTCAAGCGGATCGTGTGGAACATGGGCGACGGCACCACGGTCACCTGCACCACGGCCGGCACCCCGTACAAGGCTGAGTTCGGCAAGAAGGACTCCCCGGACTGCGGATACCGCTACAGCCAGCCCTCCTCCACCCAGGCCAGCGGCCGCTACCACGTGACCGCCACCTCAACCTGGCAGGTCGACTGGCAGGTCGACGGCGGCGGCGAGACCGGACAACTGGCCGCGACCCGCACCAGCGCCGTGAACATCACTGTCGCCGAGGTGCAGGTCCTGAACTGA